The following proteins are encoded in a genomic region of Mahella australiensis 50-1 BON:
- a CDS encoding LysM peptidoglycan-binding domain-containing protein, with amino-acid sequence MCLNMMKKSLYIAAIVIGILLLTIIPSLPERTSAQNEKNYQLVYVETGDSLWSLAKRYVPKDKEIRKFIYEIRQLNDIDPSKLRPGELLKIPVP; translated from the coding sequence ATGTGCTTAAATATGATGAAAAAGAGTTTATACATAGCGGCAATAGTTATAGGCATACTGCTACTGACCATTATCCCCTCTTTGCCCGAGCGTACATCGGCGCAAAATGAGAAGAACTATCAATTGGTATATGTGGAGACAGGCGACTCGCTTTGGTCTTTAGCCAAGAGATATGTTCCTAAAGACAAAGAAATACGCAAATTTATATACGAGATAAGGCAATTAAACGATATAGATCCATCTAAACTGCGGCCCGGCGAATTGTTGAAGATACCTGTGCCTTAA
- a CDS encoding tyrosine recombinase XerC yields the protein MQINDTPDIINDFLIYLENVQGKSPNTVKEYFYDLRTFFRFLKIRRGMVDESEDIRSIDIRDIDLSIVKSVQLSDLYAYISFLSNQKHNNARSRARKVASIRTFFKYLTNKAKLLSVNPAIELESPKVGSRNPVYLSLEESRELLASVDGPFKERDYAILTLFLNCGLRLSELVGINIGDIKEDTLRVIGKGNKERTVYLNEACLNAIETYLKTRPHDGVKDREALFLSKLKKRISPKTVQYIVKKYISNAGLDSTKYSTHKLRHTAATLMYKYGDIDIRTLQQLLGHENISTTQIYTHVDNDMVRHAVNSNPLSQETEHDK from the coding sequence ATGCAGATAAATGATACGCCTGATATAATAAACGATTTTCTTATATATTTGGAAAATGTCCAGGGTAAATCCCCTAATACGGTAAAGGAGTACTTTTATGACCTGCGTACATTCTTCCGTTTTTTAAAAATAAGGCGCGGTATGGTAGATGAAAGCGAGGATATAAGATCTATAGACATCCGAGATATAGATTTATCCATCGTGAAAAGCGTGCAACTAAGCGATCTCTACGCTTATATATCATTTCTCTCAAACCAGAAGCATAACAATGCACGTAGCAGAGCGCGTAAGGTGGCTAGTATACGCACGTTTTTTAAGTATCTTACTAATAAGGCTAAACTTTTATCTGTAAATCCGGCTATTGAATTGGAAAGCCCTAAAGTGGGCTCTCGAAATCCTGTATATCTTTCTTTAGAGGAAAGCCGGGAATTGTTAGCTTCGGTAGACGGGCCTTTTAAGGAGCGGGATTACGCTATACTTACATTATTTCTAAACTGTGGACTGCGTTTGTCAGAGCTGGTCGGTATAAATATAGGCGATATCAAAGAAGATACCTTGCGTGTGATAGGTAAAGGTAATAAAGAACGCACAGTTTATCTCAATGAAGCATGCCTAAATGCTATAGAAACTTATTTAAAAACGCGGCCGCATGATGGGGTAAAGGATAGGGAGGCACTGTTTTTAAGTAAATTGAAAAAACGAATAAGCCCTAAAACGGTTCAGTATATAGTTAAAAAATACATATCAAATGCAGGTCTGGACAGTACCAAATATTCTACGCATAAGCTACGCCACACAGCGGCCACACTAATGTATAAATACGGTGATATAGACATAAGGACGCTGCAGCAACTTCTGGGCCATGAAAATATATCTACTACCCAGATATATACCCATGTCGATAATGATATGGTACGTCATGCCGTAAATAGTAACCCATTATCGCAGGAAACAGAGCATGATAAGTAA
- the rnhA gene encoding ribonuclease HI, with protein sequence MKKVTIYTDGACTNNPGPGGWAAILDYKGCVKEIYGGEPLTTNNRMELTAAIKALEALKEPCYVELYSDSAYLINAFNQHWVNKWMRNGWKTISGDPVENKDLWERLVELTKMHEIKWVKVKGHSDNEYNNRCDELAKNAIR encoded by the coding sequence TTGAAAAAAGTAACTATATATACCGATGGTGCTTGTACAAACAACCCCGGACCGGGCGGATGGGCCGCCATATTAGATTACAAAGGTTGTGTAAAAGAAATATATGGCGGAGAACCTCTGACTACGAACAACCGTATGGAACTGACAGCAGCGATAAAGGCCTTGGAAGCACTGAAGGAACCGTGCTACGTAGAGCTATACTCCGACAGTGCATATTTGATCAATGCCTTTAATCAGCACTGGGTCAACAAATGGATGAGAAACGGATGGAAAACTATAAGCGGTGATCCCGTTGAAAATAAAGATTTATGGGAAAGGCTTGTAGAGTTAACTAAAATGCACGAGATTAAATGGGTAAAAGTAAAAGGGCATAGCGATAACGAATATAACAACAGATGCGATGAACTCGCTAAAAACGCTATAAGGTAA
- the proC gene encoding pyrroline-5-carboxylate reductase has product MYKIGLIGAGNMATAIIKGILKAELVQPNDIIVSDIDDNKLVPLQGLGVDITKNNKALAESAHIIILAIKPGVYEPVLKQLRDVIALDTIVVSIAAGISIKYIKSFFDRDIKVVRVMPNTPALIGMGMSAIAVPSNIDESTAKKVETIFAALGKVDIIEEKLMDAVTAISGSGPAYAFMFIEALADAGVMEGLPRNKAYTLAAQTLLGSAAMVLETGEHPGKLKDMVSSPAGTTIDAIYALEQGGFRGIVMRAVKACAEKSRYMEK; this is encoded by the coding sequence GTGTATAAAATAGGTCTTATAGGAGCTGGCAATATGGCAACGGCTATAATAAAAGGCATATTGAAAGCCGAATTGGTACAACCGAACGACATAATAGTCAGCGATATCGATGATAACAAACTAGTTCCTTTGCAAGGATTGGGTGTTGATATAACTAAGAATAATAAGGCATTAGCTGAATCGGCCCATATAATAATACTTGCCATAAAACCTGGTGTTTATGAACCGGTATTAAAGCAATTGAGGGATGTTATAGCACTCGATACCATAGTGGTATCTATAGCTGCTGGTATATCCATAAAGTACATAAAAAGCTTTTTTGATAGAGACATAAAGGTTGTACGCGTTATGCCTAATACTCCAGCGCTCATAGGCATGGGCATGTCTGCCATAGCTGTGCCATCAAATATAGATGAAAGTACAGCGAAGAAAGTGGAGACGATATTTGCCGCCTTAGGCAAGGTCGATATAATTGAAGAGAAGCTAATGGATGCTGTAACTGCTATAAGCGGCAGCGGCCCAGCTTATGCTTTTATGTTTATAGAAGCACTTGCTGATGCCGGTGTCATGGAGGGCTTGCCAAGGAATAAGGCGTATACATTAGCAGCCCAAACATTGCTTGGTTCTGCGGCTATGGTATTGGAAACCGGAGAACATCCAGGTAAACTTAAGGATATGGTATCTTCACCGGCGGGAACCACTATAGATGCCATATATGCATTGGAACAGGGTGGATTTCGCGGCATAGTAATGCGAGCCGTTAAAGCATGCGCTGAAAAATCAAGATATATGGAGAAGTAG
- the pyk gene encoding pyruvate kinase encodes MRKTKIICTIGPASDDKAIFERLIAHGTNAIRLNFSHGSYEEHGKRIDMAKDARRSHNIPLSIILDTKGPEMRLGKFKIEPVELREGQSFTLATRDIEGDNSIVSVNYAGLTKDIKQGDKLLLDDGLIELRVKDIEGTDIHCTVMNSGLISSKKSVNAPGISIQLPSVTQKDIDDIKFGVEKGIDTIAASFIRRAEDVLEIKRILEDNNAYDVQIIAKIENQEGINNLDDIMAVADGIMIARGDLGVEIPTEDVPVVQKAIISKCRDAGKPVIIATQMLDSMIRNPRPTRAEATDVANAIYEGADAIMLSGETASGKYPVEALTTMIRIAERVERSLNCDAAFYDKAISSASITNAISHATCTIARDLGARAIITATKSGYTARMVAKYRPVAPIIATTISEMVYNKLSLVWGVVPFLASQMEGTDEMIEQSVDIALESELISSGDLVVITAGVPVGVSGTTNLIKVHIAGDILVKGVGFGVKAVYGRVCSIKNYMDAKTKFKDGDILVAKSTDNTLLPFMRRASAIITEEGGIASHAAVVGLTLEIPVIVGAQEATETLTDGIWVTVDPQHGFVYNGKAAVI; translated from the coding sequence ATGCGTAAGACTAAGATAATATGCACTATAGGGCCGGCCAGCGACGATAAAGCGATATTCGAACGATTGATAGCACACGGTACGAATGCCATACGGCTTAATTTTTCTCACGGCTCTTATGAGGAACACGGAAAGCGTATAGACATGGCAAAAGACGCCAGGCGAAGCCATAATATACCGCTATCGATCATATTGGATACAAAAGGTCCGGAAATGCGATTGGGTAAATTTAAAATCGAGCCCGTAGAACTAAGAGAAGGTCAGTCGTTCACGCTAGCCACAAGGGATATAGAGGGCGACAATTCTATAGTATCGGTAAATTACGCCGGTTTGACCAAAGATATTAAACAAGGCGATAAATTGCTATTAGATGACGGATTGATAGAGCTGAGGGTAAAAGATATCGAAGGTACAGATATCCATTGTACGGTCATGAATAGCGGCCTAATAAGCAGCAAAAAAAGTGTTAATGCTCCTGGTATATCTATACAGTTGCCTTCGGTGACTCAAAAAGATATAGACGATATTAAATTCGGCGTAGAGAAAGGCATAGATACCATAGCAGCTTCTTTCATACGTAGAGCCGAAGATGTATTGGAGATTAAAAGGATTCTCGAAGATAATAATGCCTATGATGTACAGATAATAGCTAAAATAGAGAATCAAGAGGGAATCAACAATCTGGATGATATAATGGCTGTGGCTGATGGTATAATGATAGCAAGAGGAGACCTCGGCGTAGAGATACCTACAGAAGATGTTCCGGTAGTACAAAAGGCCATTATATCCAAGTGCCGTGATGCCGGTAAACCGGTCATAATAGCTACCCAAATGCTCGATTCCATGATACGTAATCCGCGGCCCACGCGAGCTGAGGCCACCGATGTGGCCAACGCTATATACGAGGGGGCCGACGCTATAATGTTATCGGGAGAAACAGCATCAGGTAAATATCCCGTAGAGGCTCTAACTACCATGATACGCATAGCCGAAAGGGTCGAACGCTCGCTTAACTGTGATGCTGCTTTTTATGATAAGGCTATATCCTCAGCTAGCATTACAAACGCTATAAGCCATGCTACATGTACTATAGCACGGGACCTAGGTGCCAGAGCCATAATAACCGCTACAAAGTCAGGCTATACTGCAAGAATGGTGGCCAAATACAGGCCGGTGGCTCCGATAATAGCGACCACTATAAGCGAAATGGTGTACAATAAATTATCGTTGGTATGGGGCGTAGTGCCGTTTTTGGCCTCTCAGATGGAAGGTACAGACGAAATGATAGAACAATCAGTCGATATCGCTTTGGAATCTGAACTGATAAGCAGCGGAGATCTGGTCGTTATCACGGCAGGTGTTCCAGTAGGAGTAAGTGGCACTACCAATCTTATAAAGGTCCATATAGCTGGAGATATACTTGTCAAGGGCGTGGGATTCGGTGTTAAAGCTGTATATGGCAGAGTATGCTCTATAAAAAACTATATGGATGCAAAGACCAAATTCAAGGATGGCGATATATTAGTGGCTAAGTCTACCGACAATACGTTATTGCCATTCATGCGCAGAGCCTCGGCAATTATAACCGAAGAGGGCGGCATAGCCTCACATGCCGCTGTAGTTGGACTGACACTAGAGATACCAGTTATAGTGGGAGCCCAAGAAGCTACCGAAACATTGACTGATGGGATATGGGTAACAGTAGATCCACAACATGGCTTTGTGTATAACGGAAAGGCTGCTGTAATATAA
- a CDS encoding cob(I)yrinic acid a,c-diamide adenosyltransferase: MKKGYIQIYTGNGKGKTTAALGLALRAVGRGLKVIMIQFLKGVDSGELHSAQRLAPEFTIYRFESSHKFISDMSDDELAQLRQDISRGFDFSKQVIQGNACDILILDEIMAAIHSGFINVSEVVELMRSKPDNIELVLTGRNVPDEIADLADLITEMKPIKHYYDKGVTARKGIEL, encoded by the coding sequence ATGAAGAAGGGCTATATTCAGATATATACAGGCAACGGTAAAGGTAAAACTACAGCGGCTTTGGGATTGGCACTGCGGGCAGTAGGGCGGGGCCTAAAGGTTATAATGATTCAGTTTCTTAAAGGTGTAGATAGCGGTGAGCTTCATTCTGCTCAACGTTTGGCCCCAGAGTTTACCATATATCGCTTCGAGTCATCGCATAAATTTATAAGCGATATGAGCGATGATGAATTAGCACAGCTCAGGCAGGATATAAGCCGCGGTTTCGACTTCTCTAAACAGGTGATACAGGGAAATGCATGCGACATACTTATACTGGATGAGATTATGGCGGCCATACATAGCGGTTTTATAAACGTTTCAGAAGTAGTGGAACTTATGCGCTCAAAACCGGATAACATAGAATTGGTGCTAACCGGCCGCAATGTGCCGGATGAAATAGCAGATCTAGCAGACCTCATAACAGAGATGAAACCTATAAAGCATTATTATGACAAAGGCGTTACGGCGCGTAAAGGGATAGAACTTTAG
- a CDS encoding Ger(x)C family spore germination protein, with translation MKRCVIGVAIMLALSLTLTGCWDAKQLQDMYMSYGIGIDTAEGQSNMVTVTLTAPTLTEGAKEQLQILSSQGHSIDETINDMQAKSHQIISVAHDRVLVIGEQAAKNGISEYLDTFVRNPSIRNDMYVTVAKGKAEELLNIQLKQDPFIALYLTQLLEKNRRLSKVPLVTVVDLFGKTVDKDSDPVLPYIEATKSKDGLIARGIAVFADDKYKGNLLNDGAMVFMMMSNKAKSVNLTYKSFKSTENDDVYSTVNIHGISNDIKCRLNGDKLSIDMKVKGDADLIEHKVTRPLSESDIGREEQALERELISDMNDVMRKLQKEYQSDPLGLGRCVKIEYPDYYNNIGWKSIYPDVDVNISADININRIGTSS, from the coding sequence ATGAAGCGCTGTGTTATTGGCGTAGCGATTATGTTGGCATTATCATTGACATTAACGGGATGCTGGGATGCCAAACAGCTCCAGGATATGTATATGAGTTACGGTATAGGTATAGATACGGCAGAAGGGCAGTCCAATATGGTGACGGTGACATTGACTGCTCCCACGTTAACCGAAGGCGCCAAAGAGCAGCTACAGATTTTATCAAGCCAGGGGCATTCTATAGACGAAACCATAAATGATATGCAGGCTAAAAGCCATCAAATAATATCGGTGGCCCATGACCGCGTGTTGGTTATAGGAGAACAGGCCGCAAAAAACGGTATTTCAGAATATCTGGACACCTTTGTGCGCAATCCGTCTATAAGAAATGACATGTACGTAACGGTTGCAAAGGGTAAAGCGGAAGAACTGCTCAATATTCAGCTTAAACAAGATCCATTCATAGCATTGTATTTAACCCAACTTTTAGAGAAAAACCGAAGGTTATCCAAGGTACCTTTGGTAACCGTAGTAGATTTATTTGGCAAAACTGTCGATAAAGACAGCGACCCGGTATTGCCTTATATAGAGGCAACCAAAAGCAAGGATGGATTGATTGCCCGGGGAATAGCGGTTTTTGCCGATGATAAATATAAAGGCAACTTGTTAAACGATGGGGCCATGGTTTTTATGATGATGAGCAATAAAGCAAAGAGCGTAAATCTAACGTATAAAAGCTTTAAATCGACAGAGAACGATGATGTTTATTCCACTGTCAATATACATGGCATTAGCAACGATATAAAATGTAGATTGAATGGGGATAAACTATCTATAGATATGAAGGTAAAGGGCGATGCCGATCTGATAGAGCATAAAGTTACGCGACCGTTGAGCGAGAGCGATATAGGACGTGAAGAGCAAGCATTGGAACGGGAACTTATAAGCGATATGAATGATGTAATGAGAAAATTGCAGAAAGAATATCAGTCCGATCCCCTAGGGTTAGGCCGATGCGTCAAAATAGAATATCCGGATTATTATAACAATATCGGTTGGAAAAGCATATATCCTGATGTAGATGTAAATATATCCGCCGATATAAATATAAATCGCATAGGCACATCCAGCTGA
- a CDS encoding GerAB/ArcD/ProY family transporter, producing the protein MVNPNLNKDNSISLWQLFAILENSILGTGLLNIAKTVSKVSGQDAWISTLLAGLIIIPFLWCYSSLSRRFPGHTLVDYSTKIIGKLLGNMANISYISFEILIAALVLRVMVDFISTWFLPNTPIESLLIITLFLVIYMSQGGIKTIARTSEVILFLVAPFIILLIPPATRIEINNLKPILQSGYVSIIKGSIPALYSFYGFEVLFIASAFISDTKKIFRTSAMCISSNVVLYTLVVIAIIGVMGTEILKYINYPTIYYIKSERFPFFERVDLFFAFFWTFNIFMTIGIAFYSAVLSISQLLSLKPKYGRNIGWMLAIAVYFIAEIPKNSIEVATYMLYISYMGIAVAMLMPAILAIVATIRHIGTKDGDKA; encoded by the coding sequence GTGGTAAACCCTAATCTAAATAAAGACAATTCCATATCATTATGGCAATTGTTTGCAATATTAGAAAATAGCATATTGGGTACGGGCTTGCTCAACATAGCCAAGACAGTATCCAAGGTTTCAGGTCAAGATGCGTGGATATCAACGCTATTGGCCGGGCTTATCATCATACCATTTTTATGGTGTTATAGTTCATTATCAAGACGGTTCCCGGGCCATACGTTAGTGGATTATTCTACCAAGATAATCGGAAAGCTGCTTGGCAATATGGCAAACATATCGTATATATCGTTTGAGATCCTTATAGCGGCACTTGTGTTGCGTGTAATGGTCGACTTTATATCCACATGGTTTCTTCCGAATACTCCCATTGAAAGCCTTCTGATAATAACATTATTCCTGGTTATATATATGTCTCAAGGCGGTATAAAAACCATAGCGCGTACGAGTGAGGTTATATTATTTCTAGTGGCCCCATTTATAATATTACTTATACCCCCGGCTACGCGTATAGAGATAAACAATCTTAAGCCCATCTTACAAAGCGGTTATGTCAGCATAATTAAGGGTAGTATACCAGCGTTATATAGTTTTTACGGCTTTGAGGTATTATTTATAGCATCGGCTTTTATAAGCGATACCAAAAAAATATTTCGAACATCCGCCATGTGCATAAGCAGCAATGTTGTTTTATATACATTGGTAGTAATAGCTATAATAGGTGTTATGGGTACTGAGATACTTAAATATATAAATTATCCTACTATATATTATATAAAAAGTGAGCGTTTTCCGTTTTTTGAGAGAGTAGATTTATTCTTTGCTTTCTTTTGGACGTTTAATATATTTATGACTATAGGCATTGCGTTTTATAGTGCCGTACTAAGCATATCGCAGCTATTGAGTCTTAAACCCAAATATGGTAGGAATATCGGTTGGATGTTGGCTATAGCTGTTTACTTTATAGCTGAAATACCAAAAAACAGCATAGAAGTGGCAACATATATGCTTTATATATCTTATATGGGTATAGCGGTCGCTATGCTGATGCCTGCTATATTGGCTATCGTAGCTACTATAAGGCATATTGGCACAAAGGATGGCGATAAAGCATGA
- a CDS encoding spore germination protein produces MPIKVIKHKKNKSDKANTQTSSAMIAPSATSLYNKLEDNISLFATLFSDCSDVIFRRFQIGKDNPLPAAIIYVDGLANRQSVDLEIMEPLMYFTRIDQKNAMSNIDIEIIKQLNITVGEIKEDQNVMSIVNAILSGDTAMFIDNFPVALILNSRGWENRGIQEPTTENVIRGPKEGFTETVRFNTALIRRRIKDPKLKMKGFKLGKRTKTDVVIAYMDDIVNETLLQEIEKRLNTIDTDAVFESGYIEQFIEDSPFSPFPQMQTTERPDKVAGNLLEGRVAILVDGTPMALIAPATFAQLYQSPEDYYERAIFGTAVRLIRLIGLFLATSLPSFYVAVLTYHHEMIPTQLVLALARSRMGVPFPAILEALLMEGVIEILREATTRLPGTIGQTIGIIGTLVIGQAAVAAKLVSPAMIIIVAITAIGAYITPNYSTTYSIRFIRFPLMIAAAFFGVFGIAVMWLFIIIHLAGLESFGIPYLAPVAPLKLSDIKDTIVRLPLWAMKKRPMIPENRNLIRQGSSTVASSRRRTRW; encoded by the coding sequence ATGCCGATAAAGGTTATAAAACACAAGAAGAATAAATCTGATAAAGCCAATACACAGACTTCATCAGCTATGATAGCTCCATCAGCTACTTCTTTATATAACAAATTAGAAGATAACATTAGCCTATTTGCGACTCTATTTTCTGATTGTTCCGACGTAATATTTCGCCGTTTCCAAATAGGAAAGGATAACCCTTTACCGGCAGCCATAATATATGTAGACGGTTTGGCAAACCGCCAAAGCGTAGATCTTGAAATAATGGAACCGCTTATGTACTTTACGCGCATAGATCAAAAAAATGCCATGTCGAACATCGATATCGAAATCATAAAACAGCTCAACATAACGGTAGGTGAAATAAAAGAGGATCAAAACGTAATGAGCATTGTAAACGCGATATTATCGGGCGATACGGCTATGTTTATAGATAACTTTCCTGTTGCTCTTATACTCAATAGCCGCGGCTGGGAAAACCGCGGTATCCAAGAACCTACCACAGAAAATGTGATACGCGGACCTAAAGAGGGTTTTACAGAAACCGTACGCTTTAACACAGCGCTCATAAGGCGGCGTATTAAAGATCCAAAGCTTAAAATGAAGGGGTTTAAGCTGGGCAAACGCACTAAGACCGATGTAGTTATAGCTTATATGGACGATATAGTAAATGAAACTTTACTTCAAGAGATTGAAAAAAGGCTTAATACTATAGATACCGACGCTGTATTTGAAAGCGGCTATATAGAACAATTTATCGAAGACAGCCCTTTTTCACCTTTTCCCCAGATGCAGACCACGGAACGTCCGGATAAGGTGGCCGGGAACCTATTAGAAGGCCGAGTAGCCATACTAGTCGATGGGACGCCGATGGCCCTGATAGCGCCGGCTACCTTTGCTCAACTTTATCAGTCTCCTGAAGATTATTATGAGCGAGCTATATTTGGTACGGCAGTTCGACTGATACGTCTAATAGGTCTGTTTTTAGCTACATCACTGCCGTCTTTTTACGTGGCTGTATTAACTTATCATCATGAAATGATACCTACGCAATTGGTGCTGGCATTGGCCCGTTCTCGCATGGGCGTACCCTTCCCGGCAATATTGGAAGCATTGCTTATGGAGGGTGTGATAGAGATATTGCGCGAGGCTACGACGCGTCTGCCGGGCACTATAGGGCAAACTATAGGCATTATAGGCACTCTGGTCATAGGGCAGGCCGCTGTAGCGGCCAAATTGGTCAGCCCCGCTATGATAATTATAGTGGCTATAACTGCCATAGGCGCATACATTACACCAAATTACAGTACCACTTATTCTATACGCTTTATACGGTTTCCGCTTATGATAGCAGCCGCTTTTTTCGGCGTATTTGGTATAGCGGTTATGTGGCTGTTTATTATAATCCATCTGGCAGGTTTAGAGAGCTTCGGCATACCATACCTGGCTCCTGTGGCCCCGCTTAAGCTATCAGATATAAAGGATACCATCGTGCGTTTGCCATTATGGGCTATGAAGAAGCGCCCCATGATACCTGAAAATCGAAATCTTATAAGACAGGGTAGCAGCACTGTGGCGTCATCGAGGAGGAGAACCAGGTGGTAA
- a CDS encoding NAD(P)/FAD-dependent oxidoreductase, with protein sequence MIYDLAIIGAGPAGSAAAKIATEGGLSVLLLDKAVFPRDKTCGGMLSAKTLDELGFELPDELMQHEVHKVRVYGYNLDSSEWDEKRTIGKAVKRRHFDDFLVHKAIDTGAYFIEGAKLTAIDQNSTGIVIRTSRGCFSARYVIGADGVFSPTAALAGIHGRLPVWQMGFTMEAEVQVPVLNSDYGTAEFYFIPFLGGFGWAFPQKDGYNIGVGGVAWNHKRLTSYFYEFAERILKYKGINAPVPKAKGCFLPAGGIPRRISKSNIVLAGDAAGFVDPFSGEGIYYALHSGHIAAQTLLEVIEAGGDWGKAYARRCAAEFYHDFRLSLLVALVSGKKTQFQYDVLKENPSMVRAIPIIMCQRHPYDMVLKENLLPMPGRMFRTLIDKHA encoded by the coding sequence ATGATATACGATCTGGCCATCATAGGCGCCGGTCCTGCCGGAAGTGCCGCGGCCAAAATTGCCACGGAAGGCGGCTTGTCGGTATTGTTGCTGGACAAGGCTGTGTTCCCGCGGGATAAAACGTGCGGCGGTATGTTGTCTGCTAAGACGCTGGATGAATTGGGCTTTGAGCTTCCCGATGAATTAATGCAACACGAGGTGCATAAGGTAAGGGTATACGGTTATAACCTGGATAGCAGCGAATGGGACGAGAAACGCACGATAGGTAAGGCGGTTAAGCGCCGGCATTTCGATGATTTTTTGGTACATAAAGCTATCGACACCGGCGCTTATTTCATTGAAGGGGCAAAGCTTACAGCAATCGATCAGAATAGTACAGGCATAGTTATACGAACCAGTAGAGGCTGTTTCTCAGCCAGATACGTTATAGGTGCAGATGGAGTGTTCAGTCCTACGGCAGCATTGGCCGGTATACACGGTCGTTTACCGGTTTGGCAGATGGGGTTCACCATGGAAGCTGAAGTTCAGGTACCGGTGCTGAACAGCGATTATGGAACAGCCGAGTTTTATTTCATACCTTTCCTTGGAGGTTTCGGTTGGGCATTCCCTCAAAAAGACGGCTATAATATAGGCGTGGGGGGCGTGGCATGGAATCATAAGCGTTTGACATCATATTTTTATGAATTCGCCGAAAGGATACTAAAGTATAAAGGAATCAATGCGCCTGTTCCCAAAGCAAAAGGTTGCTTTCTCCCGGCAGGCGGAATTCCAAGAAGGATAAGCAAAAGCAATATTGTATTGGCAGGTGATGCAGCCGGATTCGTGGACCCGTTTTCCGGAGAAGGTATATACTATGCTCTGCACAGCGGTCACATAGCCGCTCAAACGCTGCTGGAAGTTATAGAAGCCGGTGGCGACTGGGGTAAGGCATACGCGCGTAGATGTGCGGCCGAGTTCTATCATGATTTTCGCCTCTCCCTTTTGGTGGCACTGGTATCAGGCAAAAAAACTCAATTCCAATATGATGTGCTGAAAGAAAATCCAAGTATGGTGAGGGCTATACCAATTATAATGTGTCAAAGGCATCCGTATGATATGGTGTTGAAAGAAAATCTCTTACCTATGCCAGGGAGAATGTTTAGAACTCTTATAGATAAACATGCATAA
- a CDS encoding ferritin-like domain-containing protein — MDQQAIVDKLNWFYALELTQIDNYTAQAEFVSDQYVSQALKRFASIEQQHADNIAAQMKRFDAIPGKAGNILAPQLGKVLGNILGASGIFLLLKTNVAIEQKAMSDYKDFIAEINDAELLKVLWSNLIDEDLHSAWMFNKAEQLAMEGEKG; from the coding sequence ATGGATCAGCAAGCTATAGTAGATAAATTGAATTGGTTTTACGCTCTGGAGCTAACCCAGATCGATAATTATACGGCCCAGGCTGAATTTGTATCCGATCAATATGTATCGCAGGCATTGAAACGCTTCGCTTCTATAGAACAGCAACATGCCGATAACATAGCCGCACAGATGAAGCGTTTTGATGCTATACCCGGCAAGGCAGGAAACATACTGGCGCCCCAATTGGGTAAAGTATTAGGCAATATTTTGGGCGCGTCCGGCATATTCCTGCTTTTAAAAACAAATGTGGCTATTGAACAAAAAGCCATGAGCGATTATAAGGATTTTATTGCTGAAATAAACGATGCTGAATTATTAAAAGTGCTGTGGTCAAATCTCATAGATGAAGACCTCCACAGCGCATGGATGTTCAATAAAGCAGAGCAATTGGCTATGGAAGGGGAGAAAGGATAA